From one Rhodamnia argentea isolate NSW1041297 chromosome 1, ASM2092103v1, whole genome shotgun sequence genomic stretch:
- the LOC115750195 gene encoding monothiol glutaredoxin-S1-like, which produces MDTALAGLVKDKAVVIFSKSTCCMSHTVKSLILSYGANPTVYELDEIPNGKQIERALVQLGRCEVVPTVFIGQKYIGGPNELMSHQLRGTLVPLLREARAIWI; this is translated from the coding sequence ATGGACACGGCGCTGGCAGGGCTCGTGAAGGACAAGGCGGTGGTGATATTCAGCAAGAGCACCTGCTGCATGAGCCACACCGTGAAGTCGCTCATACTGAGCTACGGAGCCAACCCGACGGTGTACGAGCTCGACGAGATCCCGAACGGCAAGCAGATCGAGCGCGCGCTGGTCCAGCTCGGCCGGTGCGAGGTCGTCCCTACCGTGTTCATCGGCCAGAAGTACATCGGCGGCCCGAACGAGCTCATGAGCCACCAGTTGAGGGGGACTCTGGTCCCTCTCCTCCGAGAGGCCAGAGCTATCTGGATAtaa
- the LOC115750196 gene encoding monothiol glutaredoxin-S1-like has protein sequence MDTALAGLVKDKAVVIFSKSTCCMSHTVKSLILSYGANPTVYELDEIPNGKQIERALVQLGPHEVVPTVFIGQKYIGGPNELMSHQLRGTLVPLLREARAIWI, from the coding sequence ATGGACACAGCGCTGGCGGGGCTCGTGAAGGACAAGGCGGTGGTGATATTCAGCAAGAGCACCTGCTGCATGAGCCACACCGTGAAGTCGCTCATACTGAGCTACGGCGCCAACCCTACGGTGTACGAGCTCGACGAGATCCCGAACGGCAAGCAGATCGAGCGGGCGCTGGTCCAGCTCGGCCCGCACGAGGTCGTTCCCACTGTGTTCATCGGCCAGAAGTACATCGGCGGCCCGAACGAGCTCATGAGCCACCAGTTGAGGGGGACTCTGGTCCCTCTCCTCCGGGAGGCCAGAGCTATCTGGATATAA